A single Ignavibacteriales bacterium DNA region contains:
- a CDS encoding T9SS type A sorting domain-containing protein produces the protein MKKLFLLLLLNTISFSQITPSYTWLNPKPFGQGIGWMKAFSENTIYMAGQNGTFLKTTDGGQSFAANLQAGVAYGPANNFGYDIYAMYWVDNNLVYTAGAGGGTKSTDGGQTWTSMPTLAINGTGRDIQFIDANNGFLAGTSTFRMSSTTDGGQTWVMNSNLPSTTYYAVHAFSTNKIIVAGSANGGFNVRITTDGGATWTGAAAGTGTLYALEFTDSLTAYAAGASGKSFKSTDGGYTWAELPSAAASASSIFGMHISGSNIFLVGDRTFVVRSTDGGATFSAVQFRPANIPDIIMRGVSSSGNTVYISGDNGAFYKSTDNGSTWTTPTQIAKAGFIQALWADGNGRIIAGGTAEGATNPIGIAQFMYSSDYGNTWNGVSLSSSSNDIRGLSMINSTTGYACGSGGKIYKTTNGGASWDSIYTTSIQALSRIYFYNENLGITVGNGGSMYKTTDGGVTWASINGTGLTGGINAAAILNPSTYIAGSFINGGVYKTTDGGTSWFLLPTIGTTPASISDIKFTDENNGYIIGATGVTAVGFLHKTTDGGLTWENTNFPFATTRLYSMALRGLNDFVIVGSEGNIFYTSNGGTSWASYNFGMRVQLNGQILGAAFPHPDTCIVAGAGGYVVKFVMPSQIPVELTSFTASVSGSDVTLNWVTASETNNRGFEIERALAGSSDWVPAGYTEGRGSSAEMNSYSFTDYNLSSGSYSYRIKQLDYDGTVTVYNLAENVTIGIPAEFALMQNYPNPFNPETTIRFAIPQKEHVSISVYDILGKQVASVLNETKEAGSYTVGFSGSSLPSGVYIYTITAGSFSQSRKMTLMK, from the coding sequence GGCTGGATGAAGGCATTCAGCGAAAACACCATTTATATGGCTGGCCAAAACGGTACTTTTTTGAAAACTACTGATGGCGGGCAGTCCTTTGCCGCCAATCTTCAGGCAGGCGTGGCTTATGGCCCGGCAAATAACTTCGGATATGATATCTATGCTATGTATTGGGTAGATAATAATCTGGTCTATACGGCTGGTGCCGGAGGCGGAACAAAATCCACAGACGGCGGACAGACCTGGACAAGCATGCCCACTCTCGCTATTAACGGAACAGGAAGAGATATTCAGTTTATTGATGCCAATAACGGATTTCTGGCTGGCACCTCCACTTTCAGAATGTCATCAACCACGGACGGCGGGCAGACATGGGTGATGAATTCTAATCTTCCTTCAACTACGTACTATGCTGTTCATGCATTCAGCACTAATAAGATAATTGTTGCCGGCAGCGCTAACGGCGGCTTTAATGTCAGAATAACCACCGATGGCGGTGCTACCTGGACCGGAGCGGCTGCGGGTACAGGCACCCTCTACGCGCTTGAGTTCACTGATTCTCTCACAGCGTATGCTGCCGGCGCTTCAGGCAAATCGTTTAAATCTACAGACGGCGGCTATACCTGGGCTGAACTTCCTTCTGCTGCCGCCTCCGCGTCATCAATATTCGGAATGCACATCAGCGGTTCAAATATCTTTCTGGTTGGTGACCGCACCTTTGTTGTCCGCTCCACCGATGGCGGCGCAACCTTTAGCGCGGTGCAGTTCAGACCCGCAAACATTCCCGATATTATTATGAGAGGGGTTTCCTCCTCAGGCAATACGGTATATATCTCGGGTGATAACGGTGCGTTCTACAAATCAACCGACAACGGATCAACCTGGACCACTCCCACACAGATTGCAAAAGCCGGATTTATTCAGGCGCTCTGGGCTGACGGCAACGGCAGAATTATTGCCGGCGGCACAGCAGAAGGCGCAACAAACCCCATAGGCATTGCCCAGTTTATGTATTCTTCCGATTACGGAAATACCTGGAACGGTGTGAGTCTTTCCTCTTCATCCAATGATATCCGCGGTTTATCCATGATTAACTCAACAACGGGATATGCCTGCGGCAGCGGAGGAAAGATTTACAAAACCACTAACGGCGGCGCTTCATGGGATTCTATATATACCACGTCCATTCAGGCGCTTTCCCGCATCTATTTTTATAATGAGAATCTCGGAATTACAGTCGGCAACGGCGGCAGTATGTATAAAACCACCGACGGCGGCGTAACCTGGGCATCCATTAACGGCACAGGACTGACCGGAGGTATTAACGCCGCGGCTATTCTGAATCCGTCAACCTATATTGCCGGATCATTCATCAACGGCGGAGTATATAAAACAACTGACGGCGGCACCTCATGGTTTCTGCTCCCTACAATAGGAACAACTCCCGCCAGCATCAGCGACATTAAATTCACAGATGAAAATAACGGCTATATCATCGGCGCGACCGGTGTTACCGCGGTTGGCTTTTTGCACAAAACCACCGACGGCGGCCTTACCTGGGAAAACACGAATTTCCCGTTCGCCACAACACGCCTTTACAGCATGGCATTAAGAGGCCTGAATGATTTTGTTATTGTCGGTTCTGAAGGAAATATCTTTTACACCAGCAATGGCGGCACCTCATGGGCTTCATATAATTTCGGAATGCGCGTGCAGCTCAATGGTCAGATTCTCGGCGCTGCTTTCCCCCATCCTGATACCTGCATCGTTGCCGGTGCCGGCGGTTATGTGGTGAAGTTTGTTATGCCTTCACAGATTCCGGTTGAACTCACCTCATTTACCGCGTCCGTTTCCGGCAGTGATGTTACCCTTAACTGGGTAACCGCGAGCGAAACCAACAACCGCGGTTTTGAAATTGAACGCGCTCTGGCAGGTTCATCTGACTGGGTGCCCGCGGGATATACAGAGGGAAGAGGTTCAAGCGCGGAGATGAATTCCTATTCCTTCACTGATTATAACCTCTCTTCCGGCTCATACAGCTACCGGATAAAGCAGCTTGATTACGATGGAACCGTCACGGTATATAACCTTGCCGAAAACGTAACCATTGGCATTCCTGCTGAGTTTGCTCTAATGCAGAACTACCCTAATCCGTTTAACCCGGAAACAACCATCAGATTTGCCATACCTCAGAAAGAGCATGTTTCGATAAGCGTCTATGATATTCTTGGCAAACAGGTTGCTTCTGTTCTCAATGAAACCAAAGAAGCAGGCAGCTATACCGTCGGCTTCAGCGGCAGCAGCCTGCCGAGCGGAGTTTATATATATACCATCACAGCCGGTTCTTTCAGCCAGTCCCGCAAGATGACGCTGATGAAATAA